A window of Terriglobia bacterium genomic DNA:
CATCCGGGCAGGGGCGGCCGCGCTGGGGGTCGGAGGGGAACTGGTCCAGGCGGAGGCCCTGAGGACGGGCCGGCCGGGAATCATTACGGCGAATGCGCGGAGATTTGTAGCGGCGGTCAAGGAAGCCCGCGCTCAAATGGGCCTGCCCCAAGAGGCCGCACTCGCCATCTCCAGGTGAACCGCGCTTCAGGAAGTTCCAGCGAGTGGCTGTAGCAGGTTGATTTCCACGCGGTGGGGGATCATCCGCGGCGAGGGGTGGGCTTGCCCCGCTGCTCTGGCCTTTACCTTATTTTTCGACCACAGCTTCCTTTGCAAGCTCAGAAATCCGCAGCTTCTCGGCGCGGGCCAGGAAATAAACAGCCACCAGAATAAAGAACACCGACGCCCAGTCCTGCATCGTGGGGAATTTGGCGCCGAAGATGAAGAACATGAGCAGGGTCGCGGCCGTGCCGGCCAACAGCGAGGTGAGCCGGTTCACGAGTCCTGCAAAGGTGGCGGTACGTCCCTTGAACATGAAAATGAAGACCGAGAAGAATGCCAGAACGCCATAGGGGAGCCCGGAGAGAATGGCGCCGGTGCTCGGGTGGGCCACCGCCCCCCGAAACTCCGCGATCGGCTTCGACGTCCAGTTGAGGGCGGGAGCTCCAAAATAAAAAAATACGACAATGGCGGCCATGGTAAGACTTGCGGCAATCTGTTCGATCGCAAAGAACCCCTGGTTATCGAGCGGGACGCCTTTGGCGCGAGTGTTCTTGAAGTAGTTCATGATATAGATGCGGATCATGTAGGCGGTAATATAGAAACCCATGATCGTCATCGCCTGCGGGGAATGAAGGAAGTCGAAGCTGCCTCTCCCCGCGCCGGGCTTGAGTCCGATCCACTGCGAAGCGTGCATGCCATGGCCTTCCAGAAAGGTCACCAGGGGAAGCAGCAGCACATTCGTGGCGACCGCGAGCAGCGCAAACACTACGGCCCAATTCTCCTCGGCATAGACCCGCTTCTTGAGGATCCCTTGCTGGATCTGGACGGCATCGACCAGTCGGCTGATCACGATGATGCTGCCCCGCATGATCACCATCGCCACCATGACCGAAATCGGCAGGGTGTACATCAACGTCGTTGTCGGTATCACAATGGCGGTGCAGATGCCCGAGGGGATGATGTACCCGACCTCGGAGGGAACCGTGAACGGACCCCACTTCACCCGCCGGTTTGACTTGAGCTTAATCCAACCCAGGGCAAAGACCACCGCCAGGGCAATCCCACTCCCACCGAGGGTGTTGTTGAAGAGGTAGGCGACCTCCGGCATGTGGAGCGGGTAACCCCCCGTGAAGACTTTCGCAAAAATGCCGTTGAGGACGTACAGTCCAAAGTAAGCCACGCAAAGCTGAAGCAATCGCCCGGTGCTCCCCGGGGCAGTCTTCCACATCGCGTTTTCCTCCGCGGAGATTCTATCATGCCTTTTCGACGGGACTGCCGGAATGCTCGGGTCTCACGACAGACCGCTGTGCGGCAAGCGGGTGGGGGAAAGGAAAGCACAGGAACTCCTTGGACCTCTGCAGGAAGATAACGATCCAGGACGATAACGATCTGAGAATAGAAAAACGAGGCGTTCATGGATTCAGTTGGTACAATGGAGGGTGGCGGGACAAATCCGGCGAGAAGCTTATAGAAGTTTGGAAGGATCGCATATGAATAATCATTTCCCGATTCTTATCATCACGGGCCGGCCGGCCGCCGGCAAATCGGAAGTCATAGACTTTTTGAAAAAGTGCGACCCGATTGTGCGGCTCGAGAAGTACCACATCGCCAACTTCGAGGAACTCGACGACTTCGCCTATGTGTGGGAAACGTTCGAGCTCGACGATTTGATGGCTCAAATGGGCCAGGAGCGCGTGTGGAGTGACGAGAAGTATTGGTTCAAAGATCCGTACATCTGGGACCTCTATATGAAGCGTCTGGCGCTGGATTACAGGAAAAAGGTCACGAAAGACCCTGCCTATCACGACAGGATAACAACCCTTGTGGAGTTTGCACGAGGTGGCGAGAATGCCATTCACCATGCGCTCTCCTTCCTTTCCGATGATATGCTCAGCAAGGCGTCGCTGATTTATATTCGGGTAACTTATGAAGAGTCGGTGCGCAAGAACCGCCGGCGTGCACGCAAAGGCGAGGAGGATTCGATCCTTTACCACTCGCTGCCCGATGAAAAGATGGAGGCGTACTATAAAACCAATGATTGGGAAAAGCTCGAAGCAAGGGACCCGGGCTATATTGAGGTGAATGGACACCGGCTTCCTTACGCGGTCTTCGAGAACATGCCGGAAAAAACCCTGGATCCGAAACTGATCGGCGCTGAACTCGAACGTGCGACGGCAAGATTATGGGAGATTTACAGCAAATGATCTATGGGTGAAGATTCGGAAGATCAGCAGCTCTTCAAGAGAATTTGCGCCGAGAAGGACAGAAGAAGCGATCATTAGGAGGCCAGGAAGACAGGAAGTTAGAAACCTTTAATCTGGAATGGAGTTGATTGTCCGGGAAGCTTTTCGTTGACGATCGATCTCCTGGGTTCATGGATTCCTAATAAATGTTGATCCTTGTTCCGGTTCGGCGAGGCGAGGGAAAGCCACATTGCTCTCAAAGCTCTCGACAGTCCTGTAAGGCAGGGGCCGGTCCCTTCCCGGAGAAAGCTCCGCGCCTTTGCGGTGCGCGCTTCAGTGGGTTGACCTGGCCTTGGGAACGGCATTCCACAGGCGAAGCATCAGGATTGCGCCGATGATCGAGAAGCCGATCATACTCGGTCCCCACGCCCCCCAGCCCAGGCGTTCCAGCATCCAGCCCATGCCGATGCCGACCGCAGAACCCCCAATGTACTGCATTCCGTCAAACATCCCGGTGGCGCTCGCGGCCGCTTTCTTTCCGCCGAAATCCATGGAGGCGGTGCCCGAAAGCATCGAGTGGACCATGCTGATGGCGAACGAGTTCACGATGAAGGCGGCAACGATGAGCGAGAGGCTGGGCGCCCACCAGATGATCGCGAGACTGGCAACCTGAAGAGTGTAACCAATGAAGGCCACCGGTGGACGGCGCGACTTGAACACCCAGTCCGATATGGTGCCGGCCGCGAACGCGCCGAGAATTCCCGTCGACACCACCGCGAGCGCTCCGGATTCGAAAACGCGCGAGTTGAGCGCGAGGTGTTGGGCCTCCTGCATGTATCGCGGGAACCATTGCTCAAATCCGTGCCGCACGAAACCGGTACAGAATTCTGCTATGGCAATGGTCACAGTAACGGGATTGGTGAAGACCTTTCGGGTGAGGTACTTCAAATCAGCCTTTTCGGTATCGCCACTCGAGGCGTCGGCTGTATCGAAGTCTTCGAAGCCGGTATCTTCCGGGGAATCCCGCACGAGCCAGAACGTCAGAATTGCCATCACGATCATGGTTCCAGCGGGAATAAAGAACACCCATTGCCAGGGAAGGAAGGTTACCGCAATGGGTCCAATGAAATAAATGAGCGCCCGTCCACCCTGAATCATCGATCCAAAGATCGCGGAGAAGACCCCTCGCTCGCGCACATGAAACCATGCCGAATTGACCTTGATGAGCGACAGCGCACTGTAGGACTGAAAGTAGCCGTTCAGGGCCCAGACGCTCGAGAAGTAAGCGAGCAACAAGGTGCCGGTGCCCAGGAACCCGAGGTAAGCACCCAAACCGAAGGCAAGATTAGAGACGATGGCGCCGCACACGCCGATGAGCATCGCCTTGCGTCCTCCGATACGGTCGGCAATCGGCCCGTTTAACAGCGCCGAGAGACCATAGACCGTCAGCATGGTGGAAATGATAGTGCCGATCTGGGTCTTGTCCCAGCCGAACGTGTCGGAGAGCGACTTGTTGGCGAACGAGAGGTTGTACCGCGCCATATACATCGTGGCGTACGTGGTGCCGAGCGTCAGCCAGTTCAGGGCGCGTCGTCGTCGGAATGCTACACTGTGAACGGGACGATCCAAAATGGTAGTCATGGGGGTCTGCTCGAGTGATCCGGAGTGAATTACCGGTGGCTATTGTGTTCTTCCCGTGGCTTAAGAAAGGCAGGTTTGACCCGTATCCCGAAGGTGAATCCTCATAGAAAATCCCACCCGCGGCCGGTGGTTTAGAAATCTTCAGAGCAGTGGTCCGAGGGGGCAAACATTACAGGCCCCCCTCTTTTCCTCGAGCTGCAATTTCCAGCCCGAGCCCGATGCCTCGATGCCGCCGCTCCGGGTTACCTCTTCGGGGTGATCGCTGAGCCCTGTCGCCCTTCAGATCCCCGATCTCAAATTTGAGATTTCAGATTTTGCCAGCCGACTGCAGAGAAGTCTTCCACTCCCACGGTGATCGCCCCGCATCGTTGCCTTGCCGCCCTCGGCGAGCTTTCGCGGGGAACAACCGCGGCGACCTCCGGATGCAGGATTTGCGTTGCCGCTCGCACGAATGGGAGAAGAGTCGATCGATTCTTCCTGCGACTCCCCAGAGAATATCCCAGGGGTTCTCAACTTCGGAATTCAGGATTGAGGTGTCGCGTTACCCTGTGACCGACTTCCAATGACGAATCGGCGCCCATCATAGGCCGGAGTCACCGTCCCCTTCTTGCGGATTTGTTCGACAAGAACGTCCCGCCGCGCCTTGCCGGTGTTGTTAACCTCGATGCCTTTCAAGGCGTAACCGGCAAAGTAGGAATTGGTTGCCCCCGTGTAAACGCGATCGTCTTCCACAGTTTTTCCCCCGACCGTCACCTCTCGAAGCTCGCCGTTTTCCAGCCGGTAACGAACCCCCGAGACCGCCGGCCGTGACCTCGAGAGAACTTCCTTGAGCTGCCGCCCGGTAATCTTGAAGGTCATGACCTTGTTGTCGAACGGATCCATATCGATGATGTCTGCCAGCGTGATATTTCCCTTCACCAGGGGTGCCCTCACACCGCCCAGGTTTTCGAATTCGACATCGGTCCCCATGGCCTCGCGGATGGAATCGGCCACCAGATTGTAAGGCGCCAGGTCGTCACCGCGCTCACTGATGTCATCCGTCGCCTTGCCAATGATTTCCCCATAACGGGTTGCGATCGGCTTCCAGTAGCGATCGACAACCGCAGCCTCCGACGGATCTTCCGGGATATCGGGCGTAATGGGGATGAGGCGTGCCCGGTACCGATCCACATGCCACACCCCTTGCTCGTCTTTGGTAAACAGCAGATCCAGGCGGCCGAGTTCGCCGCCCCATTGGTGTGCCTGCGCGATCACTGTCCCGTTCACTTCCTTTGCCTTGAGTTCATCGGAATGCCACACCAACTCGCCGGCAGGAAGGCGCGAGTGCGAATGGCCGCCGACAATGACATCGATTCCCGGGACTGCGGCGGCGATCTTTTCATCCGTGTCTTCCCCGGCGTGCGAGAGGGCAATGACAATGTCCGCCCCGGGACGGAGTGCCTTTACCATGTTCCGGGCTGTTTCGACTTCTCCTGCGACAGTGACCCCATCCTTGCTGGCGGGATAGGTGGCCGCCTCGTGCGTCAAGAGACCAAAAATCCCGATCTTGAGGCCTCCCACCTCCCGGATCACCGAGGTCTGAGTCAGAGGCTTGCCCGTGGAGTTTTCAATCGCATTGGCACAGAGCACGGGGTAGTGGAACTCCGAAATGAGTTTCTTGAGCAACACGAGCGGGTTGTTAAATTCATGGTTGCCGAGAGTAGAAAAGTTGTATCCCAAGGCGTTCATCGCCGCGATATCCGCCTCGCCGTGGTATTCAGTCGAAAAGGGGGTGCCGTCGGAAAAATCTCCGGCATCCATGAGCCAGACGGCCGTGCCGCGGGCCTCAAGTTCCGCGCGCAGGCGCTTCACCAGGGTGGCCCGGCGGGCAATCCCGCCGATGTCTCTTCGAACCTTGAGCCCGGCGAGTTCAGACCCGGCAGGGACGATGGAAGGATAACTGAAAGGTAACAAATGTCCGTGCGTGTCGTTGGTATGGAGTATCGTGAGTGAGACTTGTTGCGCTAAAACAAGCGATGACAGGAGCAGAAAGGAAAGCAGGTAATACACAACAAGCCGAGCAGCCTTCATGACGCGCCCTCCCTGGTGACGGTAAGTATAAGGCTCGTTCCCCCTCTAGGCGAACCGAAGGAGCGAATCTGAATCCCTTATATTATCACGAGAGGATTCTCGAACCGCAATGTTGCCATGATTAAGATTTGATTAAGATTTTATGTTGAGAAGAAGGGGACAGGCCAAGGCGAGTCGTTGCCCGGGTCCTTGCAACCGTCGAGACGACGGGGAAACGCAAGGACCAATCGGGTCCTCATTCCACACGCACATTCGCCTTCAATGAAGAGGGTCATGCCTATGGGCTTCCAGAGCAATACATTTCGGCACGACCGCATTCCCTTGACAACTAACAACTGAGAACCGACAACTGAGAACTGACAACTCCCCTCACTTCACAACGTCCAGCAGGTTCCCATTGTCGTCAAAGAAGCTGATCAGGACCTTCGCGGTGAGTGGATTCGTGTTGGCCACGATGATTTGAGTTCGGTACCCACCGCCGTCGGCGATCTGCGGGAACACCATTGGAATCGAAGCCGGCTGATTGAAATCCGCGATCGGGAAGAGGGTCAGCAACGATTCCCCGCGCGTATTCGCAAGCGACCGCAACGTGAGTGCCGCAAAGGGGGCGGGAGCACTGAGATTCAGCACCCCGGTAAAGCCCGCCGGAAGGCCCGAAACCAGTTGATCTACAAACGCCGCCAGGTGCCCGCTGGGAGGCAAAGTGACCGAGGCGATGGTCCCGGCCGGGGTCAGGCCGTCCGCCTGGAACGCTTGAAGCTGGACGGACAGAGGTTGGTTGTTGGGATTCATCAGAGCCAGGCCCGTATCATGACCGCCCGAGAGGTCGACATAGATCAGCGCGTGCGAGGTGGGAGTGGCACTAGGAACGCCCGACTGAGTGACTACCGTCGCTCCCGGCTCGAAGCTGAATATGCCGGCACCGGCCGGGGTGGGCTTGAACCCATCGGGAAGGATTCGGATTGACCCGGCATGCACCGTGGCGGGGGAGCCGTCCGTCTCGAACACGAACACGCCGTTGGCCGCGATGCTGTAAGCAAAGCTGGTCCCAGCGACTCCTCCCACGGGACGCACCGAAAGAGGTGACCCGTGGTCGTCCAGAACTTGCAGTGTGCCGGTCTCCACCCCCGTGGTGGAATTGAGCAGCAACACAGTGGTCCGATAACCTCCCCCATCTGCCATCTGTGGGAAGATCAGAGTACTGGATGCGGCACTCTGCGTCAGGTCCACGGAAGGGGTCGTCGTTAACAACGTCTCCCCACGCTGGTTGACCACCAGTCGCAGCCCCACCACCGAGATGGGTTGATCACTGGATACTTCCAGGGTTCCAAACTGGATTGCCGAGCCAAAGTTGCCTGGCAGCGCAAATCCGGGCGCCACATCAGCTAACTGATCCAGGAATCGCGCCCGATGTCCTCCTGCCAGGAGCGATCCATGCCCGACAGTCAATGTGGTTCCATCGGGTCCTCGCAGGGTGACGGTGAGGTTGGCCGCCGCCGACCCCAAGTTGACCACGGCAATCCCGGTGGAGACATTGATGGTGCCGGCGCTAAGGTCGTCTGACTTTGCGGGGACGTTTGTCCGGAAGTCCACGAAAATGCGTGCCGCTGTAGTCACCGGTTCCGACGGGACTCCCGCTTCACTGACCACCACGCCGTTCTGTGTCAGGCTTAACACTGCCGTGCTGAAAAGGCCATCGTTGACGTCCGCTTCCCGGGCGCTTTTCGAGAGGACGGGGGTCGCCGTCGCGTACCCTGCTTGTGCATTGTTGCCCTGGCCGCCCGTGAGGAGACTCCCTGCGCCTCCTCCCGGCGCCGTCAACAATGCCTCTCCCACTGCCGTCTGCGTGACCGTGAAAGTGAATCCAGCGATGCTCATGGTTCCGCTGCGGAGGTTGTTGCCCGTGTTGGGCGCCACTGTGAAATGGACCTCGCCGTTTCCGCTCCCTCCGCCCGTGCCTTCGATCGTGAGAAAGCTGTCATTGCTGGTTGCCGTCCAATTGCAGCTGCCAGCAAAAGTGACCTTTACAACACCGGTTCCTCCCGCCGGCCCAAACGATCGATCGGCCGGCGAAATGGCTGCAGGATTCGACGTCTGGATCGTGGCGGTACTCGTATTATTGGAGGGATTCGGATCGGTTCCCGGAAAACTGACTGCCGCCGTGTTAGCGATGGATATCTTGTCGGCGATGCCACAGTCGAGTGCCAGGGTGAGGGTCAGGGCGGCTGTTTCCCCGACGGCCATGCTGGTGGACTTGCTGCACGTCACGACGCTTCCTGCTCCCAGGACACAACTCCAATTCGCTGGACCCGCCCCAGATACAAAGGACAGGTTGGCCGGCAGCGTGTCCGTCACTTGAACACCCGTCGCAGTCAGGGGACCGGCATTGTTAACGGTCAACGTATACACCAGGTTCGATCCCGCCTGAGGGGTGGCTGTCAAAGTCGTCTTGGAGACCGACAGGTCAGCATTCTCGGCAACCGTCAGGGTGGCTGTGTTGCTGGTGGCCCCTGGTCCACTCTGGGTTGAACTGACCGCTCCCGTCGTATTGTTCAAAACGCCCGACGATGTTCCTGTCACGTTGACAGTGAGAACGCAGGTACTGGGGACCACAGCGGTCGAGCGGCCGCTCTTCGCGGCTCCCGGGGCAAGGTTGCCGCCAGTGAGACTGACGCTGCCTGCGCCTGCGTTGGCTGTGAATGTTCCTCCACAGTTACTCACGGCTCCGGGGGTCGCGGCCACCTGGAGCCCCGCGGGGAAGGTGTCTGTAAATGCGATTCCGGACAACACGATCGTGTTGGTGCTGGGATTGTTAATTGTAAACGTCAGGGTGGTGGTGCCGTTCAAGGTGATGTTGGAAGCGCCAAATGCCTTGGTGATCGTGGGAGGGGCGACCACGGCGAGGCTCGCCGAGGCCGTGCCGCCGGTTCCGCCCTCCGTGGACGTCACTGCGCCGGTGGTGTTGTTCTTTGTCCCTGCGGTGGTCCCCGTCACATCCACTGAGAATGTGCATGACGTGCTGGCTGCCAGGGTCGCGCCCGACAGGGCGATGCTGCCGGATGCCGCGGTCGCTGTAATCGTGCCGCCGCCGCAAGTGCCGGTCAGTCCATTGGGTGTCGAGATCACGAGGCCTGCGGGCAGGGTGTCGGTGAAGCCAACCCCTGTCAGCGTGGTTGTGGTGTCATTATTTTGAATCGTAAAGGTCAGCGAAGTTGCGCCATTCAATGGGATCGAAGCGGCCCCGAATGCCTTGATGATCACCGGCGGCGCGACCACCGTCAACGATGCATTTGAGGTATTGCCCGTCCCGCCCTCGGTCGAGGCCACAGTGACGCTGTTGTTTTTCACACCGGCTGTCGTCCCCGTTACGTTCACGGAGAAGGTGCAGGAGGCACTGGCTGCCAGGGTCGCGCCCGCCAGACTTACAGAAGAGGACGCGGCAACGGCGGTAATTGTGCCGCCTCCACAGGAGCCCGTCAGCCCGTTAGGCGTGGACACCACCAGCCCCGCAGGCAGGTTGTCGGTAAAGGTCACACCGGTGAGTGCAATGGTGTTGGCTCCGGGGTTTGTGACAGTGAAACTGAGGGAGGTCGAGCCATTCAATGGAACAGTGGCGGCCCCGAATGACTTCGTGATGGTTGCCGGCGTGGCCACTGAAAGATTGGCCGATGCGGTGTTGCCGGTGCCGCCATTGGTCGACGACACCGCTCCCGTGGTGTTCGTGAAGGCTCCGGATGCGGTCCCGGTGACATTTACGGCCACCGTGCAGTTGCTGCTGGTTGCGAGAGTGCCTCCGGTCAGTGAGATGGCGCCCGAACCCGCCACCGCCGTGGCCGTTCCCCCGCAGGTGTTGGTCAAACCATTAGGTGTCGCTACGACGATGCCCGCGGGCAGCGTGTCGGTGAAGGCCACTCCGGTCAGCGCCACCGTGTTCGCGGCCGGGTTGGTGATCGTAAGTGTCAGACTTGTCGTCCCATTCAGCGGGATGTTCGCCGCGCCGAACGCTTTTGCGATGGACGGCGGCGCTACGACCAGAATGCTTGCCGAGGCCGTGCCGCCGGTTCCGCCCTCCGTGGACGTCACCGCGCCGGTGGTGTTGTTCTGCGTTCCGGCGGCTGTGCCCGTGACGTTTACGGAGAAGGTACATGAACTGCTCTGTGCCAATGTCGCGCCCGAAAGATCGATGCTGTTGGTTCCCTGGGCGGCTGTAATGGTGCCGCCGCCGCAGGTGCCGGTCAGTCCGTTGGGTGTCGAGACCACGAGTCCCGCCGGCAAGGTGTCGGTAAAGCCAATCCCTGTCAGCGTGATCGTGGTGTTATTGTTTTGAATCGTGAAAGTCAGCGAGGTGGAACCGTTCAATGGGATCGAAGCGGCTCCGAACGCCTTGATGATCACTGGCGGCGCCGTCACCGTCAACGACGCATTTGAGGTATTTCCCGTTCCGCCGTTCGTGGAACTCACCGTCACGCTGTTATTCTTCACGCCAGCCGTTGTGCCCGTCACGTTGACAGAAAACGCGCACGAGGTCGATGGAGGCAAACTCGCGCCCGACAGGCTCACGCTTGAGGAGCCGGCGGCCGCTGTAATGGCGCCCCCTCCACAAGAACCAGTCAATCCGTTGGGAGTCGCTACCACAAGCCCTGCAGGCAGGTTGTCAGTGAATGCGGTCCCGTTGAGCGTCGAATTGATGTTGGTGTTGTTGATTGTGAAGGTGAGGGACGTCGATCCGTTCAGCGGGATTGTAACAGCGCCAAACCCTTTTGCGATGGAAGGCGGGTTGATGACCGTGATGCTTGCGGAAGCGGTATTGCCCGTTCCCGCGTCCACGGAGCTGACGTTGTTTGTCGAATTGCTCGATATGGCGTCGAAGGTGCCTGTAACGTTGACCGAGAAGGTGCAAGCCGAGGCTGCGGGGATTGTGGCCCCTGACAGAGTGACCGACCCCGATCCGGCCGTCGCCGTAATCGTTCCGCCGCCACAGGATCCGGTCAAGCCGTTGGGAGTGGCAATCACCAGGTTAATGGGGAACGTGTCACTGAACCCGACGGCGTTGATCGCGGCCACGTTAGGATTGGTGATTGTAAAACTCAGGCTGGTGGCGCCGTTGATCGGTATCGTTGCGGCCCCGAAGGTTTTGCTGATCGTGGGCGGCACGAGGACGACGATGTTGGCGTTGACGGTCTGGTTGTCCACTGTGCTTGAGCCTGCGCCTAATCCACCGATCGGGCCTGCCGTGAAGGTGGATGTGGCCGTGCTCGAGGTCAGGGTCGCGTTGGTAGGATTGACCGTACCCAGAGTCCCGGCGAATGTCACCGGGGCGCCGTCCGGTATGCTGAAGCCCGTTTGACTGTTGCTGTTGGTGTTAATGGCGGTCGTCAAGTCAGAGGTCTGGTTGACCCGGATCGTGGTGGGCGACGCATTCAGGGTCAACACCAGCCATGGATCGAAGGTCACTCCTGAGGCGGCGATCATACTTGCAGGTGAACTATTGGTTCCCCACCAGTTGTTGATGCCCGTGATTGTGCCGCCGTTGGCCGCGTTCACATCCACGGCAATGGGGCCCGTGGTAGAGGTGTTATTGGCAATTCGGCTGTTGGTGACAGTGGTGGTTCCTGTATTGCTATACAGGCCCCCACCGCCAGAGGCTGCGCCGTTTCCTGTGATCGTGACATTGGAGATGGCGGTGGTGTCGTTGGTCACCAAGCCTCCGCCAAACCGGCCGGAGGTGTTGCCGGTGATCGCGCTTCCCTGGTCGATGGTTATGGGTCCCCCCGAAAAGACGCCTCCTCCATCATTTCCTGCCACATTATTTGAAATCGTGGTGTTGTGAATCTGATAATTGGTGCTTCCGCCGCCAAAAGTGAAGAGACCTCCACCTTGCTGGAGCGGTGAGGCCGAGGGGGCCTGATTGCCGGTGATCGTCGAGTCCTGGATGGTGAGGGTGGTCACGTTACCGGTGAATCCGATGAAGATACCTCCCCCTTCGGTGCTCGCCCCTCCGGCAGTCCGCGCCGTGTTGTTGGAAAAGGTGGTATTGCTGATGGTGATCGTTCCCCCATCGAAGAGTGCAACGCCGCCACCATCTCCATCGACTGTGCTGTTATTGGTGAAGACACAGTTGGAGACGGTGAGAGAGCCGTCCCCTGCGAGCCCTGCGTCAAAATCGAAAGCGCCTCCTTCTCCATCAAATGAATCGAAGGGTTGTTGATTCCGTCCAAATTGAATCATGACCCCGGAGAGGTTCACAGCGAATCCCGGGAGCGCGCCAAGCGGATTAAACGAGAACACCTTGTCTACGCCGTTCGTCGCATCGGTTCCTCCCTGGATAATGGTATTGGCCGGACCGTTCCCCGTGATGGTGATGGCCGCGAGAACAGCGAGTTCGCCTTGGGTGGCATCCAAGGAGTGGCCGGGAATCGTCAGTGTAAAAGGGATCCCATCGGTCGCAGCACTAAAGACAATCGTTGACCCCGAATTGGCGTTTGCAAAGAGGATGGCATCGCGCAGCGAGCAGGTTCCTGTGCCGGTGGTCGCACAACCGGGGGAGTGAATCACATCGGCGGTGCTGTTGACCGTGACCGTCGCCGCCGCACTCAGCGCCCGCCGCTTTTGCACTTGGGAGGGCGTGAGGGGAGTGTAAGGCGAGCGCCAGCCGGGCCTGCCTCGGCCCATCGTGTATTCTGACCGAGAGGTCTGCCCCCAGGCCGGCAGATTGAAGAAGACCACGGACAACGCAAGCGCAAATGCAAAGCGAAACCAAGCTTGATTAGAACGGCTGCAAATTAAATTTTTCACTCAGGCCACCCTCTTTAGAAAGATATTTGACTGGTATACACAACCGATGATCACAAGAAGAACCGAATCCTCCGCACAGGGGCGTCGGCGAGCATTGCTGAAAGGGAAGACCACATTGAATACACAACGG
This region includes:
- a CDS encoding DUF11 domain-containing protein gives rise to the protein MGRGRPGWRSPYTPLTPSQVQKRRALSAAATVTVNSTADVIHSPGCATTGTGTCSLRDAILFANANSGSTIVFSAATDGIPFTLTIPGHSLDATQGELAVLAAITITGNGPANTIIQGGTDATNGVDKVFSFNPLGALPGFAVNLSGVMIQFGRNQQPFDSFDGEGGAFDFDAGLAGDGSLTVSNCVFTNNSTVDGDGGGVALFDGGTITISNTTFSNNTARTAGGASTEGGGIFIGFTGNVTTLTIQDSTITGNQAPSASPLQQGGGLFTFGGGSTNYQIHNTTISNNVAGNDGGGVFSGGPITIDQGSAITGNTSGRFGGGLVTNDTTAISNVTITGNGAASGGGGLYSNTGTTTVTNSRIANNTSTTGPIAVDVNAANGGTITGINNWWGTNSSPASMIAASGVTFDPWLVLTLNASPTTIRVNQTSDLTTAINTNSNSQTGFSIPDGAPVTFAGTLGTVNPTNATLTSSTATSTFTAGPIGGLGAGSSTVDNQTVNANIVVLVPPTISKTFGAATIPINGATSLSFTITNPNVAAINAVGFSDTFPINLVIATPNGLTGSCGGGTITATAGSGSVTLSGATIPAASACTFSVNVTGTFDAISSNSTNNVSSVDAGTGNTASASITVINPPSIAKGFGAVTIPLNGSTSLTFTINNTNINSTLNGTAFTDNLPAGLVVATPNGLTGSCGGGAITAAAGSSSVSLSGASLPPSTSCAFSVNVTGTTAGVKNNSVTVSSTNGGTGNTSNASLTVTAPPVIIKAFGAASIPLNGSTSLTFTIQNNNTTITLTGIGFTDTLPAGLVVSTPNGLTGTCGGGTITAAQGTNSIDLSGATLAQSSSCTFSVNVTGTAAGTQNNTTGAVTSTEGGTGGTASASILVVAPPSIAKAFGAANIPLNGTTSLTLTITNPAANTVALTGVAFTDTLPAGIVVATPNGLTNTCGGTATAVAGSGAISLTGGTLATSSNCTVAVNVTGTASGAFTNTTGAVSSTNGGTGNTASANLSVATPATITKSFGAATVPLNGSTSLSFTVTNPGANTIALTGVTFTDNLPAGLVVSTPNGLTGSCGGGTITAVAASSSVSLAGATLAASASCTFSVNVTGTTAGVKNNSVTVASTEGGTGNTSNASLTVVAPPVIIKAFGAASIPLNGATSLTFTIQNNDTTTTLTGVGFTDTLPAGLVISTPNGLTGTCGGGTITATAASGSIALSGATLAASTSCTFSVDVTGTTAGTKNNTTGAVTSTEGGTGGTASASLAVVAPPTITKAFGASNITLNGTTTLTFTINNPSTNTIVLSGIAFTDTFPAGLQVAATPGAVSNCGGTFTANAGAGSVSLTGGNLAPGAAKSGRSTAVVPSTCVLTVNVTGTSSGVLNNTTGAVSSTQSGPGATSNTATLTVAENADLSVSKTTLTATPQAGSNLVYTLTVNNAGPLTATGVQVTDTLPANLSFVSGAGPANWSCVLGAGSVVTCSKSTSMAVGETAALTLTLALDCGIADKISIANTAAVSFPGTDPNPSNNTSTATIQTSNPAAISPADRSFGPAGGTGVVKVTFAGSCNWTATSNDSFLTIEGTGGGSGNGEVHFTVAPNTGNNLRSGTMSIAGFTFTVTQTAVGEALLTAPGGGAGSLLTGGQGNNAQAGYATATPVLSKSAREADVNDGLFSTAVLSLTQNGVVVSEAGVPSEPVTTAARIFVDFRTNVPAKSDDLSAGTINVSTGIAVVNLGSAAANLTVTLRGPDGTTLTVGHGSLLAGGHRARFLDQLADVAPGFALPGNFGSAIQFGTLEVSSDQPISVVGLRLVVNQRGETLLTTTPSVDLTQSAASSTLIFPQMADGGGYRTTVLLLNSTTGVETGTLQVLDDHGSPLSVRPVGGVAGTSFAYSIAANGVFVFETDGSPATVHAGSIRILPDGFKPTPAGAGIFSFEPGATVVTQSGVPSATPTSHALIYVDLSGGHDTGLALMNPNNQPLSVQLQAFQADGLTPAGTIASVTLPPSGHLAAFVDQLVSGLPAGFTGVLNLSAPAPFAALTLRSLANTRGESLLTLFPIADFNQPASIPMVFPQIADGGGYRTQIIVANTNPLTAKVLISFFDDNGNLLDVVK